A single Nocardioides bizhenqiangii DNA region contains:
- a CDS encoding MFS transporter: MTHTDSVGAEGTISPEAPLEQEKAKVPHAGLALVLILIAQLMVVLDATIANIALPYIGADLDISQANLTWIVTGYSLAFGGLLLLGGRLGDLYGRRRLFMIGLTVFAVASLLGGLATNEALLLASRGLQGVGAALAAPAALALITTTFPAGPERNRAMAAYATMSGIGAAIGLILGGWLTGLDQPLGVDGWRLTFLINVPIGLLAAFAAPRFLKESEKHTGWLDVPGAITGTLGLLGIVFGLSRAGEAAYGWDHTQTIGSLVAGAVLLIAFVVIESRVDHPLLPMRIFANRTRATSFVAMMIAPAAMFAMFFYLSLFIQQIMGFSPLEAGFAFLPFSFGIVIGAALASNLAGRVDPRYLAGTGTLLAAIALFMFSRISIDDSPAGVFDALANGGADVSYWADIFPYVSLMAVGMGLVFVPLTLTAVHHVKTEDSGIGSGVLNTMQQVGGALGLATLSTVALHYVNSRYDEVAGPISAAANDPKLIEPAIFAATFPSGATHAFLVGSAMMLAASAIIWIFLDVKHTELATDGPEGVHVG, from the coding sequence ATGACCCACACCGACTCGGTCGGTGCCGAGGGGACGATCTCCCCGGAAGCGCCGCTGGAGCAGGAGAAGGCGAAGGTCCCGCACGCGGGTCTCGCCCTCGTGCTCATCCTCATCGCCCAGCTGATGGTCGTGCTCGACGCGACCATCGCCAACATCGCACTGCCCTACATCGGGGCCGACCTCGACATCTCCCAGGCCAACCTGACCTGGATCGTCACCGGCTACTCCCTCGCGTTCGGCGGCCTGCTGCTGCTCGGCGGTCGGCTCGGCGACCTCTACGGCCGGCGGCGCCTGTTCATGATCGGTCTCACCGTCTTCGCGGTCGCCTCGCTGCTCGGTGGCCTCGCGACCAACGAGGCGCTCCTGCTGGCGTCGCGCGGCCTTCAGGGCGTGGGCGCGGCGCTCGCCGCTCCTGCTGCGCTGGCGCTGATCACCACCACGTTCCCCGCCGGCCCGGAGCGCAACCGCGCGATGGCGGCGTACGCCACCATGTCCGGGATCGGGGCGGCGATCGGCCTGATCCTCGGTGGCTGGCTCACCGGCCTCGACCAGCCGCTCGGTGTCGACGGCTGGCGGCTGACCTTCCTCATCAACGTCCCGATCGGCCTGCTCGCTGCCTTCGCCGCTCCGCGATTCCTCAAGGAGTCCGAGAAGCACACCGGCTGGCTCGACGTCCCCGGCGCCATCACCGGCACCCTCGGCCTGCTCGGCATCGTGTTCGGTCTGTCCCGGGCGGGTGAGGCGGCCTACGGCTGGGACCACACGCAGACGATCGGGTCACTGGTCGCCGGCGCCGTGCTGCTGATCGCGTTCGTCGTCATCGAGTCGCGGGTCGACCACCCGCTGCTGCCGATGCGGATCTTCGCCAACCGCACCCGCGCCACCAGCTTCGTGGCGATGATGATCGCCCCCGCCGCGATGTTCGCGATGTTCTTCTACCTGAGCCTGTTCATCCAGCAGATCATGGGCTTCAGCCCGCTCGAGGCCGGCTTCGCGTTCCTGCCGTTCTCGTTCGGCATCGTGATCGGCGCGGCCCTGGCGTCGAACCTCGCAGGCCGGGTCGACCCGCGTTACCTCGCGGGCACCGGCACGCTCCTCGCCGCCATCGCGCTGTTCATGTTCTCCAGGATCTCCATCGACGACTCCCCGGCAGGCGTGTTCGACGCGCTCGCCAACGGCGGCGCCGACGTCAGCTACTGGGCGGACATCTTCCCGTACGTCTCGCTGATGGCCGTCGGCATGGGCCTGGTGTTCGTGCCGCTGACCCTCACCGCGGTGCACCACGTGAAGACGGAGGACTCGGGGATCGGCTCGGGCGTCCTCAACACGATGCAGCAGGTCGGCGGTGCCCTCGGGCTCGCCACCCTCAGCACGGTCGCCCTGCACTACGTCAACAGCCGGTACGACGAGGTCGCGGGGCCGATCTCCGCGGCAGCGAACGATCCCAAGCTGATCGAGCCGGCGATCTTCGCGGCCACCTTCCCTTCGGGCGCAACCCATGCGTTCCTGGTGGGCTCGGCCATGATGCTGGCCGCTTCGGCCATCATCTGGATCTTCCTCGACGTCAAGCACACCGAGCTGGCGACGGACGGTCCCGAAGGCGTGCACGTGGGCTGA
- the mnmA gene encoding tRNA 2-thiouridine(34) synthase MnmA: protein MKVVAAMSGGVDSAVAAARAAEAGHEVTGIHLALSRNPKSYRSGARGCCTIEDSNDARRAADVIGIPFYIWDLSDRFHEDVVEDFMDTYAAGRTPNPCLRCNEKIKFAAVLDRALALGFDAVATGHYARLEPTPAGGVELHRAVDHGKDQSYVLGVLDERQLRHSLFPLGDTPKDEVRREAAARGLLVADKPDSHDICFVADGDNTGWLREKLGDRIPNEGGSIVDESGEVLGEHEGTYGFTIGQRKGLRIGRPAADGRPRYVLDIEPVSGTVTVGPHERLAVERIRADRPRWCGAPLAPGSTVEATVQLRAHGDEHRALVSVDAAGDQVEIELVDPAYGIAPGQAAVIYQGSRVVGSATIDATERVPA from the coding sequence ATGAAGGTCGTCGCGGCGATGTCCGGTGGGGTCGACTCCGCCGTCGCCGCCGCCCGCGCGGCGGAGGCCGGGCACGAGGTCACCGGGATCCACCTCGCGCTGTCCCGCAACCCGAAGTCCTACCGCTCCGGCGCTCGGGGCTGCTGCACGATCGAGGACAGCAACGACGCCCGTCGTGCGGCCGACGTGATCGGCATCCCGTTCTACATCTGGGACCTGTCCGACCGGTTCCACGAGGACGTGGTCGAGGACTTCATGGACACCTACGCGGCCGGCCGCACCCCCAACCCGTGCCTGCGCTGCAACGAGAAGATCAAGTTCGCCGCGGTGCTCGACCGGGCGCTGGCGCTCGGGTTCGACGCGGTCGCGACCGGGCACTACGCCCGGCTCGAGCCGACGCCGGCCGGGGGAGTGGAGCTGCACCGCGCCGTCGACCACGGCAAGGACCAGTCCTACGTCCTCGGCGTGCTCGACGAGCGCCAGCTGCGACACTCCCTCTTCCCGCTGGGCGACACCCCCAAGGACGAGGTGCGCCGCGAGGCGGCCGCGCGCGGGCTGTTGGTCGCCGACAAGCCCGACAGCCACGACATCTGCTTCGTCGCCGACGGTGACAACACCGGCTGGCTGCGGGAGAAGCTGGGGGACCGGATCCCCAACGAGGGCGGGTCGATCGTCGACGAGTCGGGCGAGGTGCTCGGCGAGCACGAGGGCACCTACGGTTTCACGATCGGCCAGCGCAAGGGCCTGCGGATCGGCCGGCCGGCCGCCGACGGACGCCCCCGCTACGTGCTCGACATCGAGCCGGTCTCCGGCACCGTGACCGTCGGGCCGCACGAGCGGCTCGCGGTCGAGCGGATCCGCGCCGACCGGCCGCGCTGGTGCGGAGCCCCGCTCGCTCCCGGGTCGACCGTCGAGGCCACCGTGCAGCTGCGTGCGCACGGCGACGAGCACCGCGCGCTGGTGAGCGTCGACGCGGCCGGCGACCAGGTGGAGATCGAGCTGGTCGACCCGGCCTACGGCATCGCCCCCGGCCAGGCCGCCGTCATCTACCAGGGCAGCCGGGTCGTGGGCTCGGCGACGATCGACGCCACCGAGCGGGTTCCGGCGTGA
- a CDS encoding uroporphyrinogen decarboxylase/cobalamine-independent methonine synthase family protein yields MTLATGVGSFPGTDQRDFDEALRVVLGELGLPFLPEVPGRGAGAAMIGRTIGLVTELDADLQPAGWRLTGTSGAPALDQRRASSLLGQDLDTLEEHAADHPGPFKVQVAGPWTLAATVERPRGDRVLADHGARRELAQALAMGVADHVADVRRRLSRTTRIVVQVDEPALPAVLAGAVPTASGFGRHRTVHPPEASETLGWVLGAVRGAGAEPWVHCCAPDAPLALVRDAGAAGLAVDLSLVGADGQDALAAALEAGDAVALGVVPSTDPAVPPTEKEVVAAVHRWLDLLGLDPAQVTEGLVLSPTCGQAGASSAWVKRSLAILSSAAASLS; encoded by the coding sequence ATGACCCTCGCGACGGGTGTCGGCTCCTTCCCGGGGACCGACCAGCGCGACTTCGACGAGGCACTGCGGGTGGTGCTGGGGGAGCTCGGGCTCCCGTTCCTGCCGGAGGTGCCCGGCCGGGGTGCGGGTGCCGCGATGATCGGCCGCACGATCGGGCTGGTGACCGAGCTCGACGCGGACCTGCAGCCCGCGGGCTGGCGGCTCACCGGCACGTCCGGGGCCCCTGCCCTCGACCAGCGCCGGGCCAGCAGCCTGCTCGGCCAGGACCTCGACACCCTCGAGGAGCACGCCGCCGACCACCCCGGTCCGTTCAAGGTGCAGGTCGCCGGACCGTGGACGTTGGCGGCGACGGTCGAGCGGCCGCGGGGCGACAGGGTGCTGGCCGACCACGGCGCCCGGCGCGAGCTGGCGCAGGCGCTGGCGATGGGCGTCGCCGACCACGTCGCCGACGTACGCCGCCGGCTGTCGCGCACCACCCGGATCGTGGTCCAGGTCGACGAACCTGCGTTGCCCGCCGTGCTCGCCGGCGCGGTGCCGACCGCCTCCGGTTTCGGGCGGCACCGCACCGTCCACCCGCCCGAGGCGAGCGAGACGCTCGGCTGGGTGCTGGGTGCCGTCCGCGGCGCCGGCGCCGAGCCCTGGGTCCACTGCTGTGCGCCGGACGCTCCGCTCGCGCTGGTCCGCGATGCCGGGGCCGCGGGCCTGGCGGTGGACCTGTCTCTTGTCGGCGCCGACGGGCAGGACGCGCTCGCCGCCGCCCTCGAGGCAGGAGACGCCGTCGCCCTCGGGGTCGTGCCGAGCACCGACCCGGCTGTGCCGCCGACCGAGAAGGAGGTCGTCGCCGCGGTCCACCGCTGGCTCGACCTCCTCGGTCTCGACCCTGCTCAGGTCACGGAGGGGCTGGTGCTGTCGCCCACGTGCGGGCAAGCGGGAGCGTCGTCCGCCTGGGTGAAGCGGTCGCTCGCGATCCTCAGCTCCGCAGCTGCGTCGCTGTCCTGA
- a CDS encoding GNAT family N-acetyltransferase, with the protein MSDWEIRPLDPSTWEAFAALVVKHNGIFGGCWCTYFHQGMCEGLGESYEGNRAAKERLVRAGQTHAALVFDGDAAVGWAEFGSPDELPNIHHRKQYDAVGDPPPDYRITCIFVDRDYRRRGLVSVALQGALDLIATAGGGVVEGYPHDTAGQKRKSSSFLYNGTRAVYERAGFTFVRTKGKGNTVMRTVVG; encoded by the coding sequence ATGAGCGACTGGGAGATCCGCCCGCTGGACCCCTCCACCTGGGAGGCGTTCGCTGCGCTGGTTGTCAAGCACAACGGCATCTTCGGCGGCTGCTGGTGCACCTATTTCCACCAGGGGATGTGTGAGGGGCTGGGGGAGAGCTACGAGGGCAACCGCGCGGCGAAGGAGCGGCTCGTCCGCGCGGGGCAGACCCACGCCGCGCTGGTCTTCGACGGCGACGCGGCCGTCGGATGGGCCGAGTTCGGCAGTCCCGACGAGCTGCCCAACATCCACCACCGCAAGCAGTACGACGCCGTCGGCGATCCGCCGCCCGACTACCGGATCACCTGCATCTTCGTCGACCGCGACTACCGGCGCCGCGGCCTCGTCTCGGTGGCCCTGCAGGGTGCGCTCGACCTGATCGCGACCGCCGGGGGCGGCGTCGTGGAGGGCTATCCCCACGACACCGCGGGGCAGAAGCGGAAGTCCTCGTCGTTCCTCTACAACGGCACCCGAGCGGTCTACGAGCGAGCCGGGTTCACGTTCGTCCGGACCAAGGGCAAGGGCAACACCGTCATGCGGACGGTCGTCGGCTGA
- the ligA gene encoding NAD-dependent DNA ligase LigA, which translates to MSDSVPAVRTPSAEIRDEHQQLAQGIEDARWRYFVLDQPTLSDAEYDLKWRRINELEEEYPELQTPDSPTQKVGGTFSTEFTAVDHLQRMESLDNAFSFDELESWYKRLARDGAGDAALLCELKVDGLAINLLYEKGRLVRALTRGDGRTGEDVTPNVRTIADIPDRLEESDDYPVPDLLEARGEVFLSITAFDKLNESLVEAGKPMFANPRNSAAGSLRQKDPRVTASRDLGMVCHGIGARKGFEPSAQSEAYAALRAWGLPTSDRVRVLATLDEVKQFITHFGEHRHDVTEHEIDGVVIKVDDVALQRRLGSTSRAPRWAIAFKYPPEEVNTKLLEIRVNVGRTGRVTPYGVMEPTKVAGSTVERATLHNAYEVKRKDVRPGDTVILRKAGDVIPEILGPVLALRPDDLPEWVMPTECPSCGTSLAEQKEGDKDLRCPNSRLCRAQVYERVYHVASRGAFDIEGLGSEAAYALVEAGVVANEGDVFSLDRDKLLRTPLFTRAPKKGEEGPQLSANGEGLLNNLQARKKVPLWRVLVALSIRHVGPTAARALATEFESMDAIRSASEQKLAAAEGVGPTIAEAVIEWFGVDWHVEIVDKWAAAGVAMADERDASIARTLEGLTVVVTGSLQDFSRDSAKEAIIARGGKAAGSVSKNTDYVVIGDNAGSKADKAEQLGVPMLDEDGFKALLERGPQG; encoded by the coding sequence ATGAGCGACTCGGTGCCCGCCGTACGAACCCCGTCCGCTGAGATCCGCGACGAGCACCAGCAGCTGGCGCAGGGGATCGAGGACGCGCGCTGGCGGTACTTCGTGCTGGACCAGCCGACGCTGTCCGACGCGGAGTACGACCTCAAGTGGCGCCGGATCAACGAGCTGGAGGAGGAGTACCCGGAGCTGCAGACCCCGGACAGCCCGACCCAGAAGGTCGGCGGCACCTTCTCGACCGAGTTCACCGCGGTCGACCACCTGCAGCGGATGGAGAGCCTCGACAACGCGTTCTCCTTCGACGAGCTCGAGTCCTGGTACAAGCGGCTGGCCCGTGACGGCGCCGGCGATGCGGCACTGCTGTGCGAGCTCAAGGTCGACGGGCTCGCGATCAACCTGCTCTACGAGAAGGGCCGCCTGGTGCGCGCGCTCACCCGCGGCGACGGGCGCACCGGCGAGGACGTCACGCCCAACGTCCGGACCATCGCCGACATCCCCGACCGGCTCGAGGAGAGCGACGACTACCCCGTGCCCGACCTGCTCGAGGCGCGCGGCGAGGTCTTCCTGTCGATCACCGCCTTCGACAAGCTCAACGAGTCGTTGGTCGAGGCCGGCAAGCCGATGTTCGCCAACCCGCGCAACTCGGCGGCCGGATCGCTGCGGCAGAAGGACCCGCGGGTCACCGCGAGCCGTGACCTCGGCATGGTGTGCCACGGGATCGGCGCCCGCAAGGGGTTCGAGCCGAGCGCACAGTCCGAGGCCTACGCGGCACTGCGTGCGTGGGGCCTGCCGACCAGCGATCGGGTGCGCGTGCTGGCGACGCTCGACGAGGTCAAGCAGTTCATCACCCACTTCGGCGAGCACCGCCACGACGTCACCGAGCACGAGATCGACGGCGTGGTGATCAAGGTCGACGACGTCGCGCTCCAGCGGCGGCTCGGGTCCACCAGTCGGGCTCCGCGATGGGCGATCGCGTTCAAGTACCCGCCCGAGGAGGTCAACACCAAGCTGCTCGAGATCCGGGTCAACGTCGGGCGCACCGGGCGGGTCACGCCGTACGGCGTCATGGAGCCCACCAAGGTCGCCGGCTCCACCGTCGAGCGGGCGACCCTGCACAACGCCTACGAGGTGAAGCGCAAGGACGTCCGCCCCGGCGACACGGTGATCCTGCGCAAGGCCGGCGACGTGATCCCCGAGATCCTCGGGCCGGTGCTGGCGCTGCGGCCCGACGACCTGCCGGAGTGGGTGATGCCGACCGAGTGCCCCTCGTGCGGCACTTCACTGGCCGAGCAGAAGGAGGGCGACAAGGACCTCCGCTGCCCGAACTCGCGCCTGTGCCGGGCCCAGGTCTACGAGCGGGTCTACCACGTGGCCAGCCGGGGCGCCTTCGACATCGAGGGCCTCGGGTCCGAGGCGGCCTACGCCCTCGTCGAGGCCGGCGTGGTCGCCAACGAGGGTGACGTGTTCTCGCTGGACCGCGACAAGCTGTTGCGGACGCCGCTCTTCACCCGGGCGCCGAAGAAGGGCGAGGAGGGGCCGCAGCTCAGCGCCAACGGCGAGGGCCTCCTCAACAACCTGCAGGCGCGCAAGAAGGTGCCGCTGTGGCGGGTGCTGGTCGCGCTCTCGATCCGCCACGTCGGGCCGACCGCCGCCCGGGCGCTGGCCACCGAGTTCGAGTCGATGGACGCCATCCGCTCGGCGAGCGAGCAGAAACTCGCGGCGGCAGAGGGGGTGGGTCCGACCATCGCCGAGGCGGTCATCGAGTGGTTCGGCGTCGACTGGCACGTCGAGATCGTCGACAAGTGGGCCGCCGCCGGCGTCGCCATGGCCGACGAGCGCGACGCGTCGATCGCCCGCACCCTCGAGGGACTGACCGTGGTCGTCACCGGGTCGCTCCAGGATTTCAGTCGGGACTCGGCGAAGGAGGCGATCATCGCCCGGGGCGGCAAGGCGGCCGGTTCGGTGTCGAAGAACACCGACTACGTCGTCATCGGTGACAATGCCGGCTCCAAGGCAGACAAGGCCGAGCAGCTCGGCGTACCCATGCTCGACGAGGACGGCTTCAAGGCGCTGCTGGAGCGCGGGCCGCAAGGCTGA
- a CDS encoding cysteine desulfurase family protein — protein sequence MHDAPTVYLDHAATTPMVPAAVEAMTAHLADVGNASSLHASGRRARRVVEESRETIAQALGCRPGEVVFTSGGTEADNLAVKGLYWSRRAADPARRRILASAVEHHAVLDPLHWLAEHEDAELELLPVDEVGRLDTDAIAASIARDPGSVALVSVMWANNEVGTVQPITEVVALAAAHGIPVHSDAVQALGAVPVDFATSGVDAMSISGHKVGGPLGVGALVVRREVELTALVHGGGQERDVRSGTLDVPAVAGFAAAVEVAVKEQADNAVRLAALRERLVDAVRRAVPDAVLNGASTSSAATGGGLPGNAHFSFPGCEGDSLLMLLDARGIECSTGSACSAGVPQPSHVLLAMGRDADVARSSLRFSLGHTSTEADIDAVAEALGPCVERARAARA from the coding sequence ATGCACGACGCCCCGACGGTCTACCTCGACCACGCCGCGACCACACCGATGGTTCCCGCGGCGGTGGAGGCGATGACCGCGCACCTCGCCGATGTCGGCAACGCGAGCTCGCTGCACGCGTCCGGCCGTCGGGCGAGGCGGGTCGTCGAGGAGTCGCGGGAGACGATCGCGCAGGCGCTGGGTTGCAGGCCCGGTGAGGTGGTCTTCACCTCCGGCGGCACCGAGGCCGACAACCTCGCCGTCAAGGGCCTCTACTGGTCGCGCCGGGCCGCGGACCCCGCGCGGCGACGGATCCTGGCCAGCGCCGTCGAGCACCACGCGGTGCTCGACCCGTTGCACTGGCTCGCCGAGCACGAGGACGCCGAGCTCGAGCTGCTGCCGGTCGACGAGGTGGGCCGGCTCGACACCGACGCCATCGCCGCGAGCATCGCGCGCGACCCCGGCTCCGTCGCGTTGGTGAGCGTCATGTGGGCGAACAACGAGGTCGGGACGGTGCAGCCGATCACCGAGGTCGTCGCCCTCGCGGCCGCGCACGGGATCCCGGTCCACAGTGACGCCGTGCAGGCGCTGGGCGCGGTACCGGTCGACTTCGCGACCTCGGGCGTCGACGCGATGTCGATCTCCGGGCACAAGGTGGGCGGTCCGCTGGGCGTGGGCGCCCTCGTCGTACGCCGTGAGGTCGAGCTCACCGCCCTGGTCCACGGCGGCGGGCAGGAGCGCGACGTCCGCAGCGGGACGCTCGACGTGCCCGCGGTCGCCGGCTTCGCGGCCGCGGTCGAGGTCGCGGTCAAGGAACAGGCCGACAACGCGGTGCGGCTGGCGGCGCTGCGCGAGCGCCTCGTCGACGCCGTACGACGCGCGGTCCCCGATGCCGTGCTCAACGGGGCCTCGACGAGCTCGGCCGCCACCGGGGGCGGCCTCCCCGGCAACGCCCACTTCAGCTTCCCCGGCTGCGAGGGAGACTCGCTGCTGATGCTGCTCGACGCCCGAGGCATCGAGTGCTCGACCGGCTCGGCCTGCTCGGCCGGCGTGCCGCAGCCGTCGCACGTCCTGCTCGCGATGGGCCGTGACGCCGACGTCGCCCGCAGCTCGTTGCGCTTCTCGCTCGGCCACACCAGCACCGAGGCGGACATCGACGCCGTCGCCGAGGCGCTCGGACCGTGCGTCGAGCGCGCCCGCGCGGCCCGTGCATGA
- a CDS encoding RNA polymerase sigma factor codes for MTTSDGLLAATIRDESGRLVTALYRRFGDFDVAEEAVQGAVVEALTQWRRDGTPRRPGAWLMTAAQRNALDLLRARGRQARATERLAGPPGDAPPFAGGALHDADDRLPLLFACCHPALAPDARLALTLRAVIGLTTPQIARAFLVNEQTLAQRIVRAKRKIVAARIELKVPDDLDERLADVLAVVYLAYNEAFVSSTGSTHDRDLGADAAWLSELVARSLPERAEAWGLAALLRIQHGRAAARFTATGDLVLLRDQDRSLWDGTAIKRAGEHLERAASLRSPGRYQLQAAIAMCHAEAPSWEGTDWLQIVTLYGVLIREDPSPVVRLNGAIALAQLGPRQAAVALADLDTLEPQLAGYHLWHAARAELLRLNGRDDGAEAADRRALELTSNDAERRLIQTRLRRHPLTDGS; via the coding sequence GTGACGACCAGCGACGGGCTGCTGGCGGCCACGATCCGCGATGAGTCGGGCCGCCTGGTCACCGCCCTCTACCGCCGCTTCGGCGACTTCGATGTCGCCGAGGAGGCGGTGCAGGGCGCCGTGGTCGAAGCGCTCACCCAGTGGCGGCGCGACGGTACGCCGCGCCGACCCGGCGCCTGGCTCATGACGGCGGCCCAGCGCAACGCGCTCGACCTGCTGCGGGCGCGCGGTCGCCAGGCGCGCGCGACCGAGCGACTTGCCGGTCCTCCAGGCGACGCGCCGCCGTTCGCCGGAGGCGCCCTCCACGACGCGGACGACCGGCTGCCGTTGCTCTTCGCCTGCTGCCACCCGGCGCTGGCGCCCGACGCCCGCCTGGCGCTGACCCTGCGGGCCGTCATCGGTCTCACGACACCCCAGATCGCTCGCGCGTTCCTCGTCAACGAGCAGACGCTCGCGCAGCGGATCGTCCGGGCCAAGCGCAAGATCGTTGCCGCGCGTATCGAGCTCAAGGTGCCCGACGACCTCGACGAGCGGCTCGCCGACGTGCTCGCGGTCGTCTACCTCGCCTACAACGAAGCGTTCGTCTCCTCCACGGGGAGCACCCATGACCGCGACCTCGGTGCCGACGCGGCCTGGCTCTCCGAGCTCGTCGCCCGCAGCCTGCCCGAGCGCGCCGAGGCGTGGGGCCTGGCCGCCCTGCTGCGGATCCAGCACGGTCGCGCCGCCGCCCGGTTCACGGCCACCGGCGACCTGGTGCTGCTCCGCGACCAGGACCGCTCGCTCTGGGACGGAACCGCGATCAAGCGCGCCGGCGAGCACCTCGAACGCGCGGCGTCGCTGCGCTCGCCAGGTCGCTACCAGCTGCAGGCCGCGATCGCGATGTGTCACGCGGAGGCGCCTTCGTGGGAGGGGACCGACTGGCTGCAGATCGTCACCCTCTACGGGGTCCTCATCCGCGAAGACCCGTCTCCGGTCGTCCGCCTCAACGGTGCGATCGCGCTGGCCCAACTCGGTCCCCGACAGGCCGCCGTCGCCCTCGCCGACCTCGACACCCTCGAGCCCCAGTTGGCCGGCTACCACCTCTGGCACGCCGCTCGCGCCGAGCTGCTCCGGTTGAACGGCCGTGACGATGGCGCCGAAGCGGCCGATCGCCGCGCGCTCGAGCTCACCAGCAACGACGCCGAGCGCCGGCTGATCCAGACCCGGCTGCGTCGGCATCCGCTCACGGACGGCTCGTGA
- a CDS encoding YciI family protein, whose translation MKYVLMFTHDPAQLAGVSEEETQAVYGKVYAWFQENGAVFADTGAELQSIETATTVKHGGVVVDGPFNEAKEVVGGFSVIDVPDMDAAIALVKTWPQLTLPGVAVEIRPMVEDYSQFE comes from the coding sequence ATGAAGTACGTGTTGATGTTCACCCACGACCCCGCCCAGCTCGCCGGCGTGAGCGAGGAGGAGACCCAGGCGGTCTACGGCAAGGTCTACGCCTGGTTCCAGGAGAACGGCGCGGTGTTCGCTGACACCGGCGCGGAGCTGCAGTCGATCGAGACCGCGACCACCGTGAAGCACGGTGGCGTCGTCGTCGATGGTCCGTTCAACGAGGCGAAGGAGGTCGTCGGCGGGTTCAGCGTGATCGACGTACCCGACATGGACGCCGCGATCGCGCTGGTCAAGACCTGGCCGCAGCTGACGTTGCCCGGTGTCGCCGTCGAGATCCGGCCGATGGTCGAGGACTACAGCCAGTTCGAATGA
- a CDS encoding TetR/AcrR family transcriptional regulator — protein sequence MSPTEAAQAADAQSRPRVEGEREQEVLDATIDILAEVGYDRLTMDAVAARAKASKATLYRRWNGKAQLVIDALTSQKEPMTAPDTGSLRGDLLGAFCGMGGLTDSRQIAILGSVITAMTRDAEFAAAFRRDFIGPKKAISTEMFRRAQERGELKDGLDLELVAAALPGIVLHRTFLLGDPPTDELIAKVVDQLILPAVTRG from the coding sequence ATGTCCCCCACTGAAGCCGCCCAGGCCGCCGACGCCCAGTCGCGTCCGCGCGTCGAAGGCGAACGTGAGCAGGAGGTGCTCGACGCGACGATCGACATCCTTGCCGAGGTGGGCTACGACCGGCTCACCATGGACGCCGTAGCCGCACGGGCCAAGGCGTCGAAGGCGACCCTCTACCGGCGCTGGAACGGCAAGGCCCAGCTGGTGATCGACGCGCTCACCTCCCAGAAGGAGCCGATGACCGCACCGGACACCGGCTCTCTCCGCGGTGACCTGCTCGGCGCGTTCTGCGGCATGGGCGGCCTGACCGACAGCCGCCAGATCGCGATCCTCGGCAGCGTGATCACCGCCATGACTCGTGACGCGGAGTTCGCCGCGGCGTTCCGCCGCGACTTCATCGGGCCCAAGAAGGCGATCTCGACCGAGATGTTCCGTCGCGCCCAGGAGCGCGGCGAGCTCAAGGACGGCCTCGACCTCGAGCTGGTCGCCGCTGCCCTGCCCGGCATCGTCCTGCACCGCACCTTCTTGCTCGGCGACCCGCCGACCGACGAGCTGATCGCCAAGGTGGTCGACCAGCTGATCCTCCCGGCCGTGACCCGCGGCTGA